A genomic stretch from Bradyrhizobium quebecense includes:
- the mobB gene encoding molybdopterin-guanine dinucleotide biosynthesis protein B produces the protein MKVIGLAGWSGAGKTTLLSRVIPYLLGRALRVSVIKHAHHEFDVDIPGKDSWVHRQAGATEVLVSSTRRWALMHELRGASEPRLPELLAKMAQVDLVVVEGFKREPVNKIEVYRAANGKPLLFPDDPRVVGIASDVAIETRLPVAHLDDIEDVAELMLRSAIPVDDVLASAAAES, from the coding sequence ATGAAAGTGATAGGCCTCGCGGGGTGGAGCGGTGCCGGCAAGACCACGCTGCTGTCGCGGGTGATCCCCTATCTGCTGGGCCGGGCCTTGCGCGTCTCCGTGATCAAGCACGCCCATCACGAATTCGATGTCGACATTCCCGGCAAGGACTCCTGGGTGCACCGGCAGGCCGGCGCGACCGAGGTGCTGGTGTCCTCGACGCGGCGCTGGGCGCTGATGCATGAGCTGCGCGGCGCCAGCGAGCCGCGGCTGCCGGAACTGCTCGCCAAGATGGCGCAGGTCGACCTGGTGGTGGTCGAGGGATTCAAGCGCGAGCCGGTCAACAAGATCGAGGTATATCGCGCCGCCAACGGCAAGCCGCTGCTGTTCCCCGACGACCCGCGCGTGGTCGGGATCGCCAGTGACGTCGCGATCGAAACCAGGCTGCCGGTCGCGCATCTCGACGACATCGAGGACGTCGCCGAATTGATGCTGCGCTCCGCCATTCCGGTCGACGACGTGCTCGCTTCGGCCGCGGCGGAAAGCTGA
- a CDS encoding fused MFS/spermidine synthase, with product MPNRDGVRDAISLKNRALVTAIFLASGAASLILQVLWFKQLQFVLGSATVSVSVTVASFFFGLSLGSAFGGRIADTVSRPLKIYGFLELALAVVSLAVTAFLSHWSTWVGWLSPMLDLESPFRLPLMVALSLAILSLPTMLMGATLPFLVKFLTRSQTDLANRIGLLYGFNTLGAAIGTLAVGFVLMGFWGITGSSLVAAGLYVCVGGVALLLARGASPLSPVTAEAPVQTAGPGHRGTSILIAIFACSGFVSIAYEVVWFRFLTNVSTSSVYAFSGMLGVYLLGLVIGALICARVLAPRKDQLLRYFAVTQLLIAVAATLTVGILGKARSVEAVLSPIVSGLVPVPAQELLGGDVSFFLICAVALLLPTTLIGISFPLASELTVMQMSALGRRIGTLYALNTIGGVVGSLSAGFLLIPYLGSQGALTALIVLNVLLFVATTVSQPGLLRERSLWRQGAVAASIIAAALLLFTPHYLERVLTAIEGGNVLELRETKQATFAVVEYREKAAGTYQQLVVNSKSYANNRPEGRRYMAAMGHYPILLHPGPVETAVVICIGTGTTVGAVSTHQELQSIDAVDLASTVFEFAPRFVPINKQFYQNPKVHQIVADGRHFLLGTNETFDVITLEPPPPHDAGVINLYTEEFYALAKQKMRPGAVLAQWVPLDFNRGILPKMILKAMMGQFKHVSLWLPSRMEGVAIASDEPLKIDPRVLATRMSKPGVAEDLTANGLRSPEDFLATFIAADEKLAAFVRDVPSLTDDRPRLEYYNWYPLSSVGVDELKRLREPVETYLADKSIDEARLDTARTVANAILDEHQATAEGDKSAARAALRLAVKLDPHNSYVGFLDRKLRE from the coding sequence GTGCCCAATCGTGATGGTGTTCGAGACGCCATAAGCCTGAAGAACAGGGCTCTGGTCACGGCGATCTTCCTGGCATCGGGCGCGGCATCCCTGATCCTCCAGGTTCTCTGGTTCAAGCAACTGCAATTCGTGCTGGGAAGCGCGACCGTCTCCGTAAGCGTAACGGTGGCGAGCTTCTTTTTCGGTCTCTCCCTGGGCAGCGCTTTCGGGGGCCGGATCGCCGACACTGTCAGCCGCCCCCTGAAAATCTACGGCTTTCTCGAACTTGCGCTCGCAGTCGTTTCCCTGGCAGTAACCGCGTTCCTGTCGCACTGGTCGACATGGGTGGGCTGGCTGTCGCCCATGTTGGACCTGGAGTCCCCATTCCGGTTGCCTCTCATGGTCGCGCTGTCGCTCGCCATCCTGTCGCTGCCGACGATGCTGATGGGCGCAACCCTGCCCTTCCTCGTGAAATTCCTGACCCGCTCGCAAACCGACCTGGCCAATCGCATCGGCCTGCTCTACGGGTTCAACACCCTGGGCGCCGCGATCGGCACCCTGGCTGTCGGCTTTGTCCTGATGGGCTTCTGGGGGATCACCGGATCGAGCCTGGTCGCAGCAGGCCTGTATGTCTGCGTCGGCGGCGTCGCCCTGCTCCTCGCGCGCGGCGCAAGCCCGCTGTCGCCGGTCACGGCGGAAGCGCCGGTGCAAACCGCCGGGCCGGGGCATCGCGGGACGTCCATCCTCATCGCGATCTTCGCGTGCTCCGGCTTCGTGTCCATCGCCTATGAAGTCGTCTGGTTCCGCTTCCTGACCAATGTCAGCACCTCGAGCGTTTACGCCTTCTCCGGCATGCTCGGCGTTTACCTGCTGGGCTTGGTGATCGGCGCCCTGATCTGCGCGAGGGTGCTCGCACCCCGCAAGGATCAACTGCTGCGATACTTCGCCGTAACACAGCTGCTCATCGCGGTTGCGGCCACGCTGACCGTCGGAATCCTCGGCAAGGCGCGCAGCGTGGAAGCCGTGCTGTCCCCCATCGTATCGGGCCTGGTTCCAGTCCCGGCGCAGGAGCTCTTGGGAGGTGATGTTTCATTCTTCCTGATCTGTGCCGTTGCCCTGTTGCTGCCGACCACGCTGATCGGCATCAGTTTTCCCCTGGCCAGCGAACTGACGGTGATGCAGATGAGCGCGCTGGGCCGTCGAATCGGCACGCTCTACGCCTTGAACACGATTGGCGGCGTGGTGGGCTCCCTGTCGGCAGGGTTTCTTCTGATCCCCTATCTAGGCAGCCAGGGGGCGCTCACCGCCCTGATCGTTCTGAACGTCCTGCTCTTTGTCGCGACGACCGTATCGCAACCGGGTCTTCTGAGGGAGAGGAGCCTGTGGCGGCAAGGGGCAGTCGCCGCAAGCATCATCGCTGCAGCGCTCCTGCTCTTCACCCCACACTATCTGGAACGGGTCCTGACCGCGATCGAAGGCGGCAATGTCCTCGAGCTGCGCGAGACCAAACAAGCAACATTTGCGGTGGTCGAGTATCGCGAGAAGGCGGCGGGCACTTATCAGCAATTGGTGGTGAATTCGAAGAGCTATGCCAACAACCGTCCGGAGGGCCGACGCTACATGGCCGCGATGGGGCACTATCCCATTCTGCTGCACCCGGGCCCGGTTGAAACGGCGGTCGTGATTTGCATCGGGACCGGCACCACCGTGGGTGCGGTCAGCACCCATCAGGAATTACAATCCATCGACGCGGTCGATCTGGCCTCGACGGTTTTCGAGTTTGCGCCCCGCTTCGTGCCGATCAACAAGCAGTTCTATCAAAATCCCAAGGTCCATCAGATCGTCGCGGACGGGCGCCATTTCCTGCTGGGGACAAACGAGACATTCGACGTCATCACCCTCGAGCCCCCGCCGCCCCATGACGCCGGCGTCATCAACCTCTACACAGAGGAATTCTATGCGCTGGCAAAGCAGAAGATGCGCCCCGGCGCCGTTCTCGCGCAATGGGTGCCGCTGGATTTCAACCGCGGCATTCTTCCGAAGATGATCCTCAAGGCGATGATGGGCCAGTTCAAGCACGTCTCCCTGTGGTTGCCGTCCAGAATGGAAGGCGTGGCCATCGCCTCCGATGAACCGCTGAAAATCGATCCTCGCGTGCTCGCCACGCGCATGTCGAAGCCTGGGGTGGCTGAAGACCTGACAGCCAACGGCCTGCGCTCGCCCGAGGATTTCCTCGCGACGTTCATCGCCGCTGATGAAAAGCTCGCGGCCTTTGTCAGGGATGTGCCGAGCCTCACGGATGATCGGCCGCGTCTCGAATATTACAACTGGTATCCGCTGAGTTCGGTCGGCGTGGACGAACTGAAGCGCCTCCGCGAGCCCGTGGAAACTTATCTTGCCGACAAATCCATCGACGAGGCCCGTCTCGACACCGCGCGCACGGTGGCCAATGCGATTCTGGATGAGCACCAAGCCACGGCTGAGGGTGACAAGTCCGCCGCCCGTGCCGCGCTTCGCCTGGCCGTCAAGCTGGACCCGCACAATTCCTATGTCGGCTTCCTGGACCGCAAGCTGCGCGAGTGA
- a CDS encoding sulfurtransferase TusA family protein, protein MTTTKLDLTGLKCPLPALKTRKALKSVTAGDFLEVHCTDPLSVIDIPALIQETGDKVEITERSDVRIVFLIEKANGMIENSNAAAPRTR, encoded by the coding sequence ATGACCACGACAAAGCTCGATCTCACCGGCCTGAAATGCCCGCTGCCCGCGCTGAAGACGCGCAAGGCCCTGAAGAGCGTGACGGCGGGAGATTTCCTCGAAGTGCACTGCACCGATCCGCTTTCGGTGATCGATATTCCGGCCCTTATCCAGGAGACCGGCGACAAGGTCGAGATCACCGAGCGAAGCGACGTCCGGATCGTTTTCCTGATCGAGAAGGCGAATGGAATGATAGAGAATTCAAATGCTGCAGCGCCGCGTACGCGCTAG